The Gemmatimonadota bacterium sequence CCAGCACGGCGTACCGGGCATCGTCTCCGGAGGGATAGATCCTGGTGACTCCCCGAGTGATTGGTCCGCCTTCGGGGAAAGGCAGGGGTGGCGCGGAAGGGGGCGCCGTGGAAAGTAGAACGCGGCCGCCGGCGTCGAGAACCTCGATGTACGTATCGGGCTGGGCGTTCGCGACGATCTGGTCGCGGAGGCCGGCCGCTACCGGCCCGGCGAATCCGTAGCCGGACTGCACGACCGCGCGTATCACGTCGCTAGATGCGAACCCCTCGACCCGTGCCTCCACCTGGCCGAGGGAAGTCTGGAGGATGGAGGCGATCTGTGATGAGGCGTTGTAGAGACGTTCGCGGGCCGCGAGGAGTGACGCTTCCTCGACCCGCTGGTGCGCCAGGAGGGAAAATGCGGCGACACCCAGAAGGAGAAATCCCGACATCAGAAGTGGCCATCTTCTGCTGATAGACCGCCACTTGTCCATGTGGGTCCCTGTCGGCTCACGATGACGACGAGAGGCCGGCCCCGGATTCAAAGAGAAAGAGAAGGGGGATCAGCCTCCCAGCGGAAACCCTCCAACGCTTCAACGTAAACATCCTGGGCGGGGCGCGCCACTCTGAAAACGTCAAGTAATGCAGACTACTCCCGCCCTGGCAGTCCCGCACCCTGCCAGCCTTCTTGCGGATCACGGGACTCCCGGTCCAGTTCACCTCGGAAGAATCTTCCGTATAGGCCCGGGGAAGGGAGCCGCAAATCCGCCGCACCTAACCGTCTAAGTCATGACATACCAGTCGCTTGAGAAATATGGTCGCCTACGACGGTGGTGAGTTGGGCGAGGCGGTCCCCGTCTTGCACCGTCATAGAGTCCCCCGGGCACGGCGCACCGCCTGGGAGACCTGACGGCATCCGCGAGAGCCATGACTCGACTCGAAAGAGAAGTGAGCACCGACACCATCCGTCTGCTTCGGGCGGTCGGGGGATTCTCCCTCGTGGAGATGACGGTGGTCCTTCTCATCCTGGGGCTCTCGGCCATGATGACCCTTCCCCGGCTGGACACCGCACGATACCGCCTCGACGCGGCGGTTCGGGAGGTCCACTCGGTTCTCCTTCGGGCCCAGAGGCAGGCGGTCCTCTTCCAGCACGACGTCGTCGTGCGATTCGACGTGGAGAACGGGGTGCTCATCGTACACGCAGACCGGAACAACGACGGGGAGATTCAGGGGGATGAGCCCAACGTCGCCGTATCCCTCCCGGATGAAGCGCGTTTCGGCCGCCGCGACGTGGTGCCACTCGCCTTCGGCCCGGAGCCCGTGAGCTTCGCGGACGCCGAGGTGACTTTCCGAAGGGACGGGAGCGCAAGCGCCGAGGGAGGCCTCTATCTGTCGAGCGTGCGGCAGCTGGCCGCGGGCTCGCATCCTTCCGAGACGCGCGCGCTTCAGGTCGTGCGCGCGACCGGCTCGGCGCGGTGCGTGAGCTTTCGCGGGTCTGCATGGACGGAGGAGTGCTGATGAGGAGAAAGGGGGGACGGGAGCGATCGGGGGGCTTCACCCTTGTCGAGCTGGTCGTTTCCCTCGTGATCATGGGGACGATGCTGCTCGGGGTAGGGGCCGTCATCCCGAGGATGCTCCACGAGACGACCCGGTCCGGTGTGGATTTCCTCAGTCTCAGCGCCGTGGAAGATCGGATCGCCATGATTCAGATGGATCCCCGATACACCCGGCTGGACTCGATCTACGCCGGGGTGGATGCCACCCTCCCGAACCTTCCGGGCTTCGAGAGGCGGACCGAAATTGATCGGACGGTCGAAGAGCAACTCGACGGGCGCACACTCGATTTCACCGAGGTCTCGGTCATCGTCGTGGGCGACGCGCCCGCTCGAGTCGTGGGGCGGACCGTGATTGTGGGAGCACCGTGACGACCCGCCGCGTCGCCAACCTGCGCGGCATGACGCTGGTCGAGC is a genomic window containing:
- a CDS encoding GspH/FimT family protein translates to MTRLEREVSTDTIRLLRAVGGFSLVEMTVVLLILGLSAMMTLPRLDTARYRLDAAVREVHSVLLRAQRQAVLFQHDVVVRFDVENGVLIVHADRNNDGEIQGDEPNVAVSLPDEARFGRRDVVPLAFGPEPVSFADAEVTFRRDGSASAEGGLYLSSVRQLAAGSHPSETRALQVVRATGSARCVSFRGSAWTEEC
- a CDS encoding type II secretion system protein — its product is MRRKGGRERSGGFTLVELVVSLVIMGTMLLGVGAVIPRMLHETTRSGVDFLSLSAVEDRIAMIQMDPRYTRLDSIYAGVDATLPNLPGFERRTEIDRTVEEQLDGRTLDFTEVSVIVVGDAPARVVGRTVIVGAP